The following nucleotide sequence is from Anopheles stephensi strain Indian chromosome 3, UCI_ANSTEP_V1.0, whole genome shotgun sequence.
GAAGCCTCGGGAGGCTCACAGGACTGGGTCGTGCAATACTATTTCTTTGTGCAGCGTCTGTACATTGCATCGATAACTTTAAAACCAGATCATCCATTCAAGACAGTGCTGACCGCTGGAAGGGAAATGAGGTTCCGACCTCCGGGTCCAGCTTGTGGACACCCGAATACTATGATGGTCCAGATGCATACAAAAAAGATTTCATAACATCAAACTACGATGATAAATACTCGAACAATAGCCCATTTTACCCCAGTAAAACACGACCCGGCTTCTGTACGTTTTTACCGTGTGTAGATATTTGAGGACtgttaaattattgtttttcttgttttgattTACTTAAAGCACCATTTAGTAGCGGGAGCGTCTACCCTTCGAATGGGTACCACGATCGGAAGCCTGTTTATGGTCTCGCACGTCCAATCGATTACGGAGTGCACGATTACGAAAGTTCGTACGATTATGGGCACGGCGGATACGGCTTGAACAACCCATACGGATCCAAGGTAAGAGTGATCTGATCAAGGTTGGAGGTTGCTTTTCACAATCATGTCAGTATTGTTTTAATTCTCTCAATCCGGTCATGATTTACAGGACCTCACAAAAACGATATGGATTCCTTTGGCTGGTGCGGCTTTACTGGGGATTGCAGCTGCGCTGGTCGCTAATCCAGTATTGCTACATCTTGGCGTTAGTGCGGGGAAGCGAAAACGTAGAGATGCTACAATGAATGCGCATCGCTTAGCGTATCGTGCTCAATCCTGGAAGGGCAGCATAAAGAAAAACTGATCGAATTAGTTATTTGTATCTCTTGATCCCCTTGTAGTGTCAAGTTTCGAATGTAACGTGCAATTATGGTTTAGTAAAACAGTACAGAATACccacaatttgttttttttttttagagaaTGGCTGTCGCCCGTACTAAAACAACAGCATCCGCTTTCCtcttattttaattatgtaTATACGAAGATAAAACAATCCTAGCTTAGCACtgcaacctcaagaggtctgtGCAGTAACGTACCATCGCTGCCATCTGCTGGTCATGCCGGCCATCTTAATATGCTTACTAGACGTTAATATcaagtagttggatagtcagtcatcGTAGTAAGGAGAAACGAATcgattgggatttgaactctcGTCTTGGTGTGTGAAGGtcggcgccgctgttgcctcTGCCATTCAGGGACCCCAATGGGTCCCTGTAACCTATTCAGTGAGCGCGAGGCATATTTCTTCGACACACATATCATACCTTGTGTTTCAGCAACAGGAACGATGTCCTGCAAGTTCAATGCTCATATTATTCTAGGTTGGTGACCGTATTGTCACGATCGGTTAGTCTGACTGCTGGATCCAAGGGCCACAAATTaagcttaaacgactggaaaacaaaatttccatctaaaaaaaagtttcaaagCTTCAGTGGTTTGATCTGTGGCGACCAGAGCCCCTACCGAGACAAAAATATTAGCAATTACACGAACCCGTTCCACGCACCCGTAGGAACTTAATAGGAATCGAATCTAATAGGAACCTAGTAGGAGTCGAATCTAGTAGGAATGCAACAAACTACGAGGAATTGTCACATGGGTAGGATCGGCCGAGAACAATAGAATTCTCGGGAAGGCTCCAGACTGGACATAACTGGTAAAAGGCAAGAGGACAAAGGAAAAGACAAAACACAGGAGGATTTACGATACGGTCAGGACGCTATATAAACGGCTGGAAATCAGTACCACAGTCCTTACCCACTTATCAACAGACATTCCAAGCTGCACCCATCCAACAAGATAGCCATCTTCAACCAGATCGTCCTGCCCACAGCAACGTACGGCATTCCTGTCTGGCGTACCAGTGCAGGGACGAACCTGCGGAAGATACAAACCAGTTGCAATAGAATCCTTCGACTCATCCTGGACGCTCCTAGCTGGCGCGGCTTGAGGAGCGatgcagcgaacacagcaccattcgacgAGATAACAGACAACATCATTGCCgacttcagcagcggtttcAACACACCAGCCGGTGAAAAACCTGATATTTATAGAATAAGGCAGTTAGATAGTTTAAGGTTAGtagtttgatttatttcctAAGTTGTTGATTAGTTTGTAAGTTTAAAATAACAATTAGCCTTAGTGCATTTAACACTTAATCATTAATCAATAGCACTGCCTCTTGGCATACACCATGACAACAGCTCTGAAAAGCTTTTTAGCTACGTCTAGCAAAATATGTAAATAATGTTCATTCTAAGCCATCTATCAATAATtcttaagcaatacggccaggccgtcctttacgattaaaaaaaaaaaacaatttttttttattcataaagaacggcctggccgtattgctaaaatcaataaattctttaaagTTAAAAAAGTACCACAGTCCATTTTCGTCCCGACCACGACGAGGAAACCATCTCCCGGAGGACCCcctggaaggaaggaaggaagaaaggaaGACTACCAAACcacgaaggaaggaagactccgagaaagaaggaagcaagaccaccaagaaggaaggaaggaagaaccCCAAACCGAGAAGGAAGCAAGACCCCGAGAAGAGAGCGGGAATAGGACATAAAAGGAGGATTCCCCCCGGACAATCCTAAAGATCACTAGATGGCGTCCTCTCGTTATCCCCGACACAAAAAGTTCATACAAAAAATCAAGATTCCGAGCTTCAGAGGTTTCCTCTCTAGATGGCGTCCTTTAGATATTCCAGAGACAAAAactccacacaaaaaaaaaagaaagtttcAGAGCTTCAGTCATACGCTCAATAGATGGCGTTTCTTCACTACCGAAAAGCTAAATGATCGAGATTGTTTCTCCTATCCTCCGCACACATGCATATTTGCAATAATCAAACCTCTTGGCATGATCCTTCGCACATGTGTGtacgtgcgagtgtgtgcgcgagtttGAGCctttgcgtgtttgtgtgtgtccttgAAACATGTTTCCGATCGCACACgcatgaaaaaaaactttttcacaATTCCCATAAGAACGGAGGTTTTGAGGAAGAGAtctaaaatatgcaaaaatctCTTTTAACAACGGGAGGAATTCCTTGAGAGAGTTCTAAACACTCTCAAACGTTTTGTTTCGCACTATTTTGTAAGCTCCTATAATTGGAGGTATCACACGGCATCACAAACCTAGTTGTAACGCCTTccatttctgtgacttgattttacccgtagaaaagtagtcagccctgcgtacggggaggcggtctggatgaaatttgaactccggtcctgtgaagaccggcgccgttaccgcctctgccaccgaaccgcccagAAGTTCAGCATGTGTGCAGAGCATAGGAGAAATAATCTCGATCATTTCGCTTTTCGATAGTGACAAAACGCTATCTACTGAACGCATCACTCTtcagtgattttttttacactttctttttttactctaaaactttcttttttttctttttttgtatggattttttctctctggGATATCGAAAGGACGCCATCTAGAGAGGAAACTTCTGAAGCTCGGAAtcttcatatttttttatatgaatATTCTGTTTTCCAATCGTTTAAGCTTAATTTGTGGCGCACGATAGTTGACCACAAGCAGCATGGTATCtcaatttctttatttttggcTATTTGCGGCTCAAAACTCAAAACACttacccaaacaaaaaaacaaaatctgtcGCACAAAATCAACACCAAGTTGCTCAACTCTGAACTGCATCCTGTGAGCCGGCATATACGGATAGTCCGGGATGCTCGAATGACCGGGCTGACGACAGCATGGATAAATTTGTTATTGTTTAGTGAAAAGCAAACCCCTGCGGATTCGCAATACCGAGTGAACTATACTTGTAAGTACAGTTTATTCATGTTGTTTATTCGCTAGCAAACTTGTACCGGTAGTCCAATGCCGGTTCTCGCGCATAGAAACACAACCGTTTGCGTACTGTCTCGTTTTAAGCACGTGTTTTGGAATGAGTACAGCACAAACACTGTCGGCCTACTTGGCATACAGTGCAAAGACATCGATGAAAATGCTGCGATTACTCAAGGTCAAAGATTAGTTTGCATGTTTATTAATTGTCTTATCTCTGTTGTTTGTATAACGCTGCACGTCCTGAGAGGAAGAGGTTCTAGTTGGTGCCtggatgaggatgaggaaaTGGTGACGAAATTGATTGCTGTACGGCATCGTTCTTGGCTCGATAGTTCCGGACCGCATTTTTCTGCTTAGTTTCGTACTGTTTCTTTCATTGATGCAATACTATTATATGGATGTTATTTTACTTACATGACAAGTAGCACTATGACGATTACCTACGGGATTCAACACGAAGAAGATACAGAGCATTAGTGCTGGATGCAAAAACTATTTACCAATCTAGCCGAAGTAAACAACATGTACGTCATCGCGCTAATCTCTTCGATGGGTGGTAGAAATATGTTTACATCTACAAAAAGATGTTTAGTTTGCTGCAAGGAGATTAAAATCCAGCAGACAGTCGCTGACTTGGTCAGTAAACGTTTGGCTCGTGCTCTCGGAAAAAGTGTTCGGCCAATTGAAGTGAGCATCCTTGCCAATGGTACAGCTGCCGTGGATTTGGATGTAAGATTATCAAACCCTGTCATAAAATCGACAATAATGAACAGCAATTCAGTTGATCGGTGCGAAAGGCTAAAACATGGGATTGCATCTTCCAATACTACGACAAATCGATTGTACCATAGTGCTACGAAACCAATTAACAGGTAAGCGAAGAGTGAAACGATACGCAAACCTTTTAATGGTGAGAAGATTTTTAGTTAGTAGTGATGTGCGGCAACAGAAGTATAGTATTTGTACGATCTTGAAGCAGGAGGCCATTACGATTGTACAGTAGTGGTTAAATTAGGGTGGCTAACATTTATTGGTATGGCCATAGTGACATGTGTGCGTATTCCAAGAAGTAAAATATCGAAATACCGATTGCTTTTGTTCATCAGTCCATGTGTGTTGGTATAGCTTTTAATTGTTTGATTGGGTGTGGCTAGTTAGTTAGTTTTATAACGTGACCAActttgcttttgttgtgtAGTGCTTCTAGAATGGCCCAGTTGATCGATGGCAAGCAGATAGCTAGTGAAATACGAGAAGAGTTGCGAAATAAAATCGAAGCATGGAAGGTGCAAGGGAACCGCGCACCGCAGCTGACTGCGATATTAATTGGCGAAGATGCGGCTAGTGCTACATATGTTAGCAACAAAATGAAGGTATGCTAAATCATAAGTGGAAGAACGCGACGGTTTAAATCACGGAGCTTTGATATCGAAACTGCTATTAATTTTAGGCCGCAGCAGATGTGGGTATTGACAGCAAAACGGAACGGTACGATACAGACATCACGGAGCAACAACTGCTTGACCGCATTGATCAATTGAACAACGATGATGCCGTTGACGGGATCTTAATACAATTGCCAATTCCGCGTCACATTGACGAGAGGAAAATATGTAACTCAGTATCTTGCGACAAGGATGTGGATGGTTTCAATGAACGTAACATCGGACGGCTCTGCCTGGATATGAATACGTTAATTCCATGCACTCCGTTAGGTGTGCAAGAGCTCATTAAACGAGCCGGAGTTGAAACCTTCGGTAAAAATGCTGTAGTTGTAGGCAGATCGAAAAATGTGGGAATGCCTATAGCCATGCTGTTGCATGCAGATGGTCGAAATGACACGTGTGCCATGGATGCTACCGTAACCATATGCCACCGGTTTACTCCACCGGAGGAGTTGAAACGATTTTGTCGTTCCGCAGACATCATAGTCACGGCTACCGGCGTACCGGGACTCATAACGGCCGATATGGTGAAGGAAGGAGCAACCGTAATAGATGTTGGTATCACTAGAGTGGCGGATCCTGCGACGGGAAAAACTAAACTAGTTGGAGATGTTGATTTTGATGGTAAGTCTTACACAAACATGCTGTTAGTCGCTCATTGTGAATTACAATATTTggcttgttttattatttttagaaGTGCGAAAAGTCGCAGGCCATATCACGCCGGTTCCAGGTGGCGTCGGTCCGATGACTGTGGCGATGCTGATGAAGAATACGTGGATTGCTGCTAAAAACTTGGCCAAAAAGAGAAACACCCACTGAAACCCTGGCTTGTATTACGAagtattgcattttttttagttgGGCCGATTGTTGTAGCGTTTCTAGTGTAACGCTGATTTTAAGTTCGGTGAAATAGTGCAGTATGTCTACGTATGACTAATGCACTTCATGTACTACTAAAAACAGCAGCGCGAGGCGGAACCTTCCTAAAGGCTATATCTATTCGAGATTtagtatacaaaaaaaaaacaatagttAAGTTTACCGCCCTTGAACATGAATTAAATTAGTATTCAAGAAAGCAAATCATTGTGCTTCAAGTGTTATTTGTACAACAATTGCTACGATATGTGTCGATCATTCTTATACTCGTTATTAtacacagaaagccagaaatggcagtccgAGCCAACCTTTCAAGCCTTCTTGTGcccaagaacaagaagaacaaAATCTTTACAGAGTGCCTTAACTAGGTAAACAAATAGATAGATATAACACATAATTTTGTCGGTTTGTACTACCCAAAATAATCGGTGAGCGTTGATGatgcaataaattattgttAAACGGCTGTGTTGAATTGACAACAGTTGGAAGGTTCGGATGCAGCTCGTGGTAAATTACTGTAAAATGTGTTTGTATTTGTGCAATGTAAAATGTAGTATGGAAATCAGTGCACATAAGCTCGGAtaacttttaatttaaaaagcgACGATTTAGGGGATTTTTTCTTACATGACATATGCTTAATGGCAGTTAACCCCATTGGATACAGTCGACTTGATCTTGCATGTATTCGCAACGCAAGCTGCTCTCACCTTAAAGCTGTTGAACGATTTCAAACAAAAGACGCACACCTAGAACAACAATTTGTACAAGTTGATTAGCGCATGCGACATGGTATTTGAGGAAGGTGATGCTCCTTCACTATGTTTTGTGAAAAAACGCTATGTAAATGAATGGTTACAGCGCAATTTTGCCTTGCCAGCTGCCAAGAAACAGCTGACCGTATGCGGATCCAATGAACATACATCAATTGATTGTTCGGATTGATGGACAAAATTGTCGATGTGCATGAGCTCATATAAGACCGTGAAGTCTTTCCgtgattatttttaattattcggCTTGATGGAGTTTTCAGCTACATAGGAATTGCACTGATCGTGATCGGGAAGGGACTTGCGATAGGCTATTTGCGCTGGTTTAGACAAACTTGTGTTGCTCGCTTGGCGCTCAGTTAATTACTGTCTAATCCATTGTCCGTTTACAATTCATTCGTCTGAGTTCATCCGATAATTCATTATAATTCATGGAATGTGCCTTGCTATGCTATAAAATTCAAAAGCTCAACCATAATTATTTCATGAATCGTGTGACCATAAATTCATACCAATATTTATATTCAATTGATAtgaaaaacatattaaaattcCATAAGTTGATGATAGCAATTAATAATTGATATACAATATTCGTGGTTGTACTGGATTGTAAGACGACGACGAATTTGCATCTAACTTAGTGACAATTGTTCTTTACTAGAACTGTATTAAACTAATTACAAATTTCAAACCATAAACCGTAAATAAAAGTTGTTTCATGCGAAAACATTGGAATGCGAAATGTGAgcgtcattttgttggttgggAATCTGGTGGCTGGGGCATTTGTCATTTGGGCTCTGTCAAATTTTCATTGTTGATCTTTatcaaggtatatggatatagaaggtacCCACCCAGGCTCCAAATGACAGATGAAAAGACGTCTTTTCGTGGTCTTTTCACCCACGAAAAGACCACGAAAAGACGTCTTAATAACACCTCATCGGACCATCTGTCATGGCGTGGTAATGTATACATCTTGGTCTTAATGTATACAACTTGGttggtaaagaaaataaaaacgtgcCGTTTTCAAGCaagtaaaaacgaaaaaaaatcttttttttttcttgtagctgtcatttatttaaattcatacTTATTCATTCATATGCCATAGCTGTGTGTAGTACCCCCCCTTTACCGGTGGCTATCGTATCTTTTCTGTGTTATCAATTATATAGGGTTATAAGTTGATTTGAACTTGTGCTTACCGAGTTGCTTGTCCTCCATCTGATCCGTGTGAGCTAttgcggttgtgttgtgtagaGACGTAAACATCCAATAACAGAAGCAACCAAGCAACATGGAAAagtatgtatttttaaaatacatgTAACAAAGTATTCGATGTATAATATATTTATctctttgtttgtgttttaacGATGTGGCGAATCATTTAGCACACCACGCAAGATTGTGGTGCTCAATATGAGAgacggaaaatatgttttatccgAGAAGCCGCAGCCTACaggtataaaaaatattggttCATAAAACtttagagcagtattgagagtaatatgtattgtttttcatcgttgtgttacagcttcctcatcacaaccaacactacatccagattttataaaacaactaccgacggcaaaaaatacatcaaagAACATCCAACCTGCAACAAACATCGTTCACCGCAGTGTTTCCGCAGGTTTGTATGGTTTTCTCGGCATGCGTCTGAATGATTGGGAGCAGTATTAAAAG
It contains:
- the LOC118510919 gene encoding bifunctional methylenetetrahydrofolate dehydrogenase/cyclohydrolase, mitochondrial isoform X2, whose amino-acid sequence is MAQLIDGKQIASEIREELRNKIEAWKVQGNRAPQLTAILIGEDAASATYVSNKMKAAADVGIDSKTERYDTDITEQQLLDRIDQLNNDDAVDGILIQLPIPRHIDERKICNSVSCDKDVDGFNERNIGRLCLDMNTLIPCTPLGVQELIKRAGVETFGKNAVVVGRSKNVGMPIAMLLHADGRNDTCAMDATVTICHRFTPPEELKRFCRSADIIVTATGVPGLITADMVKEGATVIDVGITRVADPATGKTKLVGDVDFDEVRKVAGHITPVPGGVGPMTVAMLMKNTWIAAKNLAKKRNTH
- the LOC118510919 gene encoding bifunctional methylenetetrahydrofolate dehydrogenase/cyclohydrolase, mitochondrial isoform X3, producing the protein MAIVTCVRIPRSKISKYRLLLFISPCVASRMAQLIDGKQIASEIREELRNKIEAWKVQGNRAPQLTAILIGEDAASATYVSNKMKAAADVGIDSKTERYDTDITEQQLLDRIDQLNNDDAVDGILIQLPIPRHIDERKICNSVSCDKDVDGFNERNIGRLCLDMNTLIPCTPLGVQELIKRAGVETFGKNAVVVGRSKNVGMPIAMLLHADGRNDTCAMDATVTICHRFTPPEELKRFCRSADIIVTATGVPGLITADMVKEGATVIDVGITRVADPATGKTKLVGDVDFDEVRKVAGHITPVPGGVGPMTVAMLMKNTWIAAKNLAKKRNTH
- the LOC118510919 gene encoding bifunctional methylenetetrahydrofolate dehydrogenase/cyclohydrolase, mitochondrial isoform X1, which encodes MQKLFTNLAEVNNMYVIALISSMGGRNMFTSTKRCLVCCKEIKIQQTVADLVSKRLARALGKSVRPIEVSILANGTAAVDLDVRLSNPVIKSTIMNSNSVDRCERLKHGIASSNTTTNRLYHSATKPINSASRMAQLIDGKQIASEIREELRNKIEAWKVQGNRAPQLTAILIGEDAASATYVSNKMKAAADVGIDSKTERYDTDITEQQLLDRIDQLNNDDAVDGILIQLPIPRHIDERKICNSVSCDKDVDGFNERNIGRLCLDMNTLIPCTPLGVQELIKRAGVETFGKNAVVVGRSKNVGMPIAMLLHADGRNDTCAMDATVTICHRFTPPEELKRFCRSADIIVTATGVPGLITADMVKEGATVIDVGITRVADPATGKTKLVGDVDFDEVRKVAGHITPVPGGVGPMTVAMLMKNTWIAAKNLAKKRNTH
- the LOC118510923 gene encoding uncharacterized protein LOC118510923 encodes the protein MAIRSLGRLTGLGRAILFLCAASVHCIDNFKTRSSIQDSADRWKGNEVPTSGSSLWTPEYYDGPDAYKKDFITSNYDDKYSNNSPFYPSKTRPGFSPFSSGSVYPSNGYHDRKPVYGLARPIDYGVHDYESSYDYGHGGYGLNNPYGSKDLTKTIWIPLAGAALLGIAAALVANPVLLHLGVSAGKRKRRDATMNAHRLAYRAQSWKGSIKKN